In Desulfonatronum sp. SC1, the genomic stretch ACGAGATGCCGCGTGACCTCTTGCGCTGGGACTTTGTTCGGCCCCTTGATCGTGCGATCCGTGTAGCCCAGGGGGATGACGGCCATGAATTCGCCCTCGGGCTCGCCCAGGAACCGGCGCACGTCCTCCTTGATCAGGAAGAGGATTCCCAGCCAGACCGAGCCCAGGCCCAGCGAAGTGGCCGCCAGGAGCAGGTTCTGCACCGCCGCGGCGGAGCTTTGGATTTCCATGGTCCGGAAGAAGTCGCGCGCTTCCGAAATGTCCAGCTTGAACAGCTTCTCGCCCCGGGCGATCAGGTTGCCGGTGTTCACCACGGCCACCACGATGGGCGCGCTGGTGATGCTCCGGGCCGCCATGCGCAGCAGGGAGGACGAAGGCTTGGGAAAGTCGGCGGCTCGTTCCGTGGTCAGCCGGGCCAGCTCCATCTTCTTGTCCCCGCGAAGCACGATGAAACGCCAGGATTGCTCGTTATGCGCCGAAGGTGCCTGGTTGGCAGCGGTCAAGACCGCGTGGACGGTTTCGTCGCCGACCTCCCGGTCCGTGAAGAGCCGGATGCTGCGGCGGGCCGCGATGGTACGCAGGGTTTCGTTGTCCAGCATGCAAGGAACCTCTCACTGCTTTGGGTCATTATGGTTCATGGGTGCGGAAACGATAGGCCGGGCGCGGACGCAAAGCAAGATTGGATCTTTTTTATCTTCCGGATTTGCCCGCTTCATGTTCAGCCTTGCATCCGGGAGTCGACGGATTGATCGCCTGATGCAATGAGCGCGCCTTTGCGCTTGATTTTTGGAACCACTCCTGGCTAGATCATCCCTTCAACGGATTATTCCGGGTTTCCGCCCTTTCAACCGCCCTCACAGGAGTCAGCGCCATGCATCTTGGAAAACAGATCAGACTGGAACGGATTCTGAATCGCGATACCCGGCGGGCCATCATCGTGCCTCTGGATCACGGCGTGACCGTGGGGCCGCTTTCCGGCCTGACCGACATGCGCCAAACACTGAGCCAAATCGCCACCGGCGGGGCCAATGCCGTGGTCATGCACAAGGGGTTGGTTCGGTGCGGGCACCGGGGCAGCGGGCCGGACATCGGTCTGATCATTCACCTCTCGGCCAGCACCTCCCTCTCCCCTTTCCCCAACGCCAAGACCCTGGTGGCCTCGGTGGAGGAAGCCCTGCGCCTGGGCGCGGACGGGGTTTCAGTACATGTCAATCTGGGCGACGAGAACGAGCGGGAAATGCTGGAGGACATGGGCCGGGTCAGCGCCGCCGCGGCTTCCTGGGGCATGCCCATGTTGGCCATGATGTACGCCAGGGGGCCAAAGGTGCCCAACGAGTATGACCCGGAAGTGGTGGCCCATTGCGCCAGGGTGGGCGTGGAGTTGGGCGCGGATCTGGTCAAGGTGCCGTATACAGGGGATATGGACAGCTTCCAGCGGGTGGTCGACGCCTGCTGCGTACCCGTGGTCATTGCCGGAGGGCCGAAGATGAACAGTGTTCGTGACGTGCTCCAGGTCGTTTCCGACTCCATCAAGGCTGGAGGGGCCGGACTGTCCATAGGCCGAAATATCTTTCAGGCAGAAAAACCGAAATCCCTGCTCAGAGCCATGCACGGCATCGTCCACGATGACCTGAGCGTGGACCAGGCCATGGAGGTGCTGGCCCGTGACGGTTGATCGCCCGAATCCGGATTTTGAATCCGGACAGCCCGGTCCGGACCTCCAGGTTGCAACGCCTGTCGGCAAACCCAGGGGCCGGTTGCGCAAGGCTTTTCTTTTTTTATTGGTCGTCCTGCTGCTTGTCGGCGGCGCGGCGGCCTGGGACGCTTACCGATTCCTGCATGTTCCGCCGGAGCAGCCGGGGGAAACCCGCCTGGTGGACATCGTCCCAGGCATGTCCATGGTTCGAATCAGCGGGCTCCTGGAGCGGGAAAACATCGTTTCCAGCGGGCAGCGGTTTCGCATCTACGCGCAACTCATGGGACTGGGCGCGTCGGTCCAGGCAGGCGAATTCGCGCTGAACACCGGCTGGACGCCTCGCCAGGTCCTGGACGTCCTGACCACCGGCCGGGTCCACCTGCACCGGTTGCGGATCCCCGAGGGCCTGACCTGGTGGCAGACCGGACGGATCGTGGAGGAATCCGGGTTGGCCAGCTTCGAAAACTTCGCCCAGGCCGTATCGGACCCGGAACTGCTGCGCCGATTCGACATCCCCGCTGACCACGCCGAAGGCTTCCTGTTCCCTGAAACCTATTTTCTTCCTCGGCCTCGAAACCAGGACGCCCGGCCCATCGTGGAAATGATGCTGGAGATGTTCCGAAGGGCCACGGATCAGCACCTCTGGCCAAAAGGCCGTCCCGACCCGGAAACGGTGCGGGACCTGGTAATTCTGGCCTCCTTGGTGGAAAAGGAAACCGGATTGGCCGAGGAACGCGAACGGGTGGCCGGGGTCTTTGCCAACCGGCTGCGCATCGGCATGCGCCTGCAGTGCGACCCCACGACCATCTACGGCCTGGGGCCGGACTTTTCCGGGCCGCTGCTCAGACGGCACCTGGACGACCCGGGCAACCCCTACAACACCTACATGCACGCGGGGCTGCCGCCGGGGCCCATCGCTTCTCCCGGCCTGGCCTCGCTGCGGGCCGCGCTCCAGCCCGAAGAACACAACCTGATCTACTTCGTTTCCAACAACGACGGCTCGCACACCTTCAGCCGCACCCTGGAGGAGCACAACCGGGCCGTGCGGCAGTTCCGCCGCGGCCAGGGCAGATAGCCGCGTCGCCGTCGCGACGCGCGTCAACGGGTTTTTTGATTGAACACTGACGATTATGCCACGGAGGGCCGATGTTTGCCGTAACCACCAACGCCGGTCGGATCGGCGGGGAATTGGACGTCTGCGGGACGCCTTCGGCTGGAGGAACCACGCCGGTCGTCTATGCCAACACCACGTCGCCGGCCCAGGGCAGGCCCAAGGCCCAAAAGCTGTTGGTCGCCGGGATGCCGGCCCTGCATCAAAACTCGTCCTGCGGGCCCAGCGCGGGGAACGAACAAGGGGTCGCCGGGGGAGTGGTGTCCGGGGAGGTCAAGGGGGCGGCGTCGTTCAGCACGGGCAGCGGCAAGGTGATGATCGAGGGCAGTCCGGCCGTGCGCCTGAACGACGCCGCGGTGCTCAACGGTGGCAATGGAGCAGGGCGGGTGTTGGAACCCAGTCAGGGCAAGGTGATGATCCTGTCCTGATCAGCGGCCCTGATCAGCGACCTTGGGCGCGTGAACTCCCAGCCTTGCAGCAACCCGAAACACCCGGCCAGCATCATGTCCCCGCCCGGGGCGAGGAACACGGCTCCGGTGTCCCGGAGCAGGGCGCGGCGGGGGCCGAGGACGTAGGTGGGGGCGAAGGCTCCGGCTTCCGGCGGCAGGTACAGGGTCAGGCAGCCGTGACCGTACTGGTCCATGACCTGTTGGTGGGTCAGCAGGCCGTGGCGGAACAGGTCCAGGTCGGCCAGGACGTCTTCCCGGCTCCGGTTGGAGTGCTGCTCGTAGACGCCGAGAATTTGGTCCTGGAAGAGCAGGAAGCCCAGGACGTGGCTGTTGCCCACGTTGACCACGCACACGCCTTGGGTGCGCTGGAGCTGCCGGACCTCGGGCTCGAAGAGCGCGCCGAGCACCGCGGCCGCGCCGGTGTCGGCCACCAGCCCGGCGCCAATGCGGGCTTTCAGGGTGCGCAGGCGGGTCAGCTGCGCGGGCGGGTCGGCAAAGACCAGGGCCTCGGGCCGTCCCTGGGCCTGGAGCAGGAAGTCGCGCCAAAGCTGGAACCTTCCGACGCGATTGCTGGAATCCGGGTGGTAGCCGTGATCCTGGGCCGCGGCCAGGATCAGGTCCGGGTAGTCCAGTCCGGCGGCGGCAAGGAAGGTCCGCCAGAATCCCGGATCAAAGTCCGCCAGATGCAGCGGGACGTGGCCGGGCGGGCAGGTTTCGGCCAGGTTCACGCCCAGGGCCCGGACCCGATCCGGATTGTCCCCCAGGGAAAAAGCCGCCTCCGGATGGGAGGCCAGGGGCAGGCCCTGCTCCAGATGGGCCTTGGCGGTCCGGAAAAAGCCGCCGCCCATGTTGTCCCCGTAGAGCCAGACGGCCCGCCGGGCCGCGGTCAGGGCCGCGAGCCGCTCGGCAATCACCCGGGCCGGGGAAGGCAGCACGAACTTGGGGCAGTTTTCCGGCTGCTCGCCGGGGATGTGCAACAGCACGTCCTGGGTCCCGCTGCCGATGTCCAGGCACAGAACGGAACGCGGCCCCTCTTCAAACTCCCGGGCCGCGCTTTCCTCTCGGTTCCCCTCTTCCGGGTTCTGACCTCTGACCTTTGACCTCTGATCTCTGTCTTTCACCTCACCCATTGTTCAGCACCAACCCCTCGTCGCCCACATCGATGCGGATCTTCTGGCCGTCCAGAATCTTGCCGGAGATGATCGCCTTGGCCAGCGGGGTTTCCAGGCGGGCCTGGAGATAGCGCCGTAAGGGTCGGGCCCCGTAGATCGGGTCGTAAGCCTCCCGGGCAATGAATTCCCGGGCCTGGTCGGCCATCTCCAGCTCGATCTTGCGGTCCGCCAAGCGTCCGCGCAGCCCCTGGAGCAGCAGGTCGATGATCTGCTTGATCTGTTCCAGCAACAGCGGCTTGAACAGGACCACCTCGTCCACCCGGTTCAGGAACTCGGGCCGGAAGTGGGAGCGCAACGTGCCCATGACCTGTTCCCGGGTGCCGGGCCGTAGCTCGCCCTCGGGGGTGATGCCTTCCAGCAGGTACTGGGAGCCCAGGTTGGAAGTCATGATGATGATCGTGTTCTTGAAATCCACGGTTCGACCCTGGCTGTCGGTCAACCGGCCGTCGTCCAGGATCTGGAGCAGGGCGTTGAACACGTCCTGGTGGGCCTTTTCCACCTCGTCGAAGAGGATAACGCTGTAAGGCTTGCGACGCACGGCCTCCGTGAGCTGCCCGCCCTCGTCGTAGCCGATGTAGCCGGGGGGCGCGCCGATCAGTCGGGCCACGGTGTGCTTTTCCATGTACTCGGACATGTCCAGGCGGACCATGTTTTCCTCGGTGTCGAACAGGGCCTGGGCCAGGGTCTTGCACAGCTCGGTCTTGCCCACGCCGGTGGGGCCGAGGAAGATGAACGATCCGATGGGCCGGTTGGGATCCTTCAGCCCGGCCCGTGCGCGTAGCACTGCGTCGGCCACGGCCGTGACCGCCTCGTCCTGGCCCACCACCCGCTCGTGCAGGGTGTCGCCCAGACGGAGCAGCTTTTCCCGTTCCCCTTCCAGAAGCCGCGAAACCGGGATCCCGGTCCAGCGGGAGACGATCTCGGCCACGTCGTCCGGGCCGACCTCTTCCTTGACCATCCGCGCCCCGCCGGATTCGGCGGTCATCTTGTCGTCCTGGGCGGAAAGCATCTTTTCCAGTTGGGCCAGCTTGCCGTAGCGCAGCTCGGCCACCCTGTTCAGATCATAGGCCCGTTCGGCTTCCTCGATTTCCAGGCGGACCTTTTCAATCTCCTCCTTGACGTTGCGCAACTCGTCGATGGTCTGCTTTTCCTTTTCCCACTGGGCCAGGAGCGTGCCCTGGGCTTCCTTGAGGTCGGCCAGTTCCTTCTCCAGTTTTTCCAGGCGGTCCCGTGAACT encodes the following:
- a CDS encoding DUF1786 domain-containing protein, which encodes MGEVKDRDQRSKVRGQNPEEGNREESAAREFEEGPRSVLCLDIGSGTQDVLLHIPGEQPENCPKFVLPSPARVIAERLAALTAARRAVWLYGDNMGGGFFRTAKAHLEQGLPLASHPEAAFSLGDNPDRVRALGVNLAETCPPGHVPLHLADFDPGFWRTFLAAAGLDYPDLILAAAQDHGYHPDSSNRVGRFQLWRDFLLQAQGRPEALVFADPPAQLTRLRTLKARIGAGLVADTGAAAVLGALFEPEVRQLQRTQGVCVVNVGNSHVLGFLLFQDQILGVYEQHSNRSREDVLADLDLFRHGLLTHQQVMDQYGHGCLTLYLPPEAGAFAPTYVLGPRRALLRDTGAVFLAPGGDMMLAGCFGLLQGWEFTRPRSLIRAADQDRIITLP
- the mltG gene encoding endolytic transglycosylase MltG, whose protein sequence is MTVDRPNPDFESGQPGPDLQVATPVGKPRGRLRKAFLFLLVVLLLVGGAAAWDAYRFLHVPPEQPGETRLVDIVPGMSMVRISGLLERENIVSSGQRFRIYAQLMGLGASVQAGEFALNTGWTPRQVLDVLTTGRVHLHRLRIPEGLTWWQTGRIVEESGLASFENFAQAVSDPELLRRFDIPADHAEGFLFPETYFLPRPRNQDARPIVEMMLEMFRRATDQHLWPKGRPDPETVRDLVILASLVEKETGLAEERERVAGVFANRLRIGMRLQCDPTTIYGLGPDFSGPLLRRHLDDPGNPYNTYMHAGLPPGPIASPGLASLRAALQPEEHNLIYFVSNNDGSHTFSRTLEEHNRAVRQFRRGQGR
- a CDS encoding DUF4150 domain-containing protein, whose product is MFAVTTNAGRIGGELDVCGTPSAGGTTPVVYANTTSPAQGRPKAQKLLVAGMPALHQNSSCGPSAGNEQGVAGGVVSGEVKGAASFSTGSGKVMIEGSPAVRLNDAAVLNGGNGAGRVLEPSQGKVMILS
- a CDS encoding 2-amino-3,7-dideoxy-D-threo-hept-6-ulosonate synthase; this translates as MHLGKQIRLERILNRDTRRAIIVPLDHGVTVGPLSGLTDMRQTLSQIATGGANAVVMHKGLVRCGHRGSGPDIGLIIHLSASTSLSPFPNAKTLVASVEEALRLGADGVSVHVNLGDENEREMLEDMGRVSAAAASWGMPMLAMMYARGPKVPNEYDPEVVAHCARVGVELGADLVKVPYTGDMDSFQRVVDACCVPVVIAGGPKMNSVRDVLQVVSDSIKAGGAGLSIGRNIFQAEKPKSLLRAMHGIVHDDLSVDQAMEVLARDG
- a CDS encoding nitroreductase family protein is translated as MLDNETLRTIAARRSIRLFTDREVGDETVHAVLTAANQAPSAHNEQSWRFIVLRGDKKMELARLTTERAADFPKPSSSLLRMAARSITSAPIVVAVVNTGNLIARGEKLFKLDISEARDFFRTMEIQSSAAAVQNLLLAATSLGLGSVWLGILFLIKEDVRRFLGEPEGEFMAVIPLGYTDRTIKGPNKVPAQEVTRHLV